From Pseudomonas sp. G.S.17, the proteins below share one genomic window:
- a CDS encoding class II fumarate hydratase, giving the protein MSRTETDSLGPIEVPDDAYWGAQTQRSLINFAIGDQRMPLPVLHALALIKKAAARVNDRNGDLPADIARLIEQSANEVLAGEHDSQFPLVVWQTGSGTQSNMNVNEVIAGRANELAGQGRGGKTPVHPNDHVNRSQSSNDCFPTAMHIAAAQAVKEQLLPAIAELSNGIAEQSARHMKLVKTGRTHMMDATPITFGQELSAYVAQLDYAEKAIRATLPAVYELAQGGTAVGTGLNSPHGFAEAVAAELAALSGLPFVTAPNKFAALAGHEPLTALSGALKTLAVTLMKIANDLRLLGSGPRAGLAEVRLPANEPGSSIMPGKVNPTQCEALSMLACQVMGNDVTIGFAASQGHLQLNVYKPVIIHNLLQSIRLLGDGCSNFNEHCIAGMEPDAEKMAEHLERGLMLVTALNPHIGYDKSAQIAKKAYSEGLTLREAALALGYLTDAEFDAWVRPEKMLEAGSNG; this is encoded by the coding sequence CAGACTCAACGTTCGCTGATCAATTTTGCGATTGGCGATCAGCGTATGCCCTTGCCGGTACTGCACGCCCTGGCGCTGATCAAGAAGGCTGCGGCCCGGGTCAACGACCGTAATGGCGACTTGCCCGCCGATATTGCCCGACTGATCGAGCAGTCCGCCAATGAAGTGCTGGCGGGCGAGCACGACAGCCAGTTTCCCCTGGTGGTCTGGCAAACCGGCTCTGGCACGCAGAGCAACATGAACGTCAATGAAGTGATTGCCGGGCGCGCCAATGAGCTGGCCGGACAAGGCCGTGGCGGCAAGACGCCAGTCCACCCCAACGATCACGTCAATCGCTCGCAAAGCTCCAACGATTGCTTCCCGACGGCGATGCACATTGCTGCCGCCCAGGCAGTGAAAGAGCAGCTGCTGCCAGCGATTGCCGAGCTGTCCAATGGCATCGCCGAGCAGTCGGCGCGGCATATGAAACTGGTCAAGACCGGCCGCACGCACATGATGGACGCGACGCCGATTACCTTTGGCCAGGAGCTTTCCGCGTATGTCGCGCAGCTCGATTATGCCGAGAAAGCCATTCGCGCCACCCTGCCTGCGGTCTATGAACTGGCCCAGGGCGGTACGGCGGTCGGTACGGGCCTGAATTCGCCTCATGGTTTCGCCGAAGCGGTTGCCGCTGAACTGGCGGCATTGTCCGGCCTGCCCTTCGTCACCGCGCCCAACAAGTTTGCGGCGTTGGCCGGTCATGAGCCGCTGACGGCGTTGTCCGGCGCCCTGAAAACTCTGGCCGTGACCTTGATGAAAATCGCCAACGACCTGCGCCTGCTGGGCTCCGGCCCACGTGCCGGTCTGGCTGAAGTCAGACTGCCAGCCAACGAACCCGGCAGTTCGATCATGCCCGGCAAGGTCAATCCGACTCAGTGCGAAGCGCTGTCGATGCTGGCCTGCCAGGTCATGGGCAACGACGTCACCATCGGCTTTGCCGCGAGCCAGGGCCACTTGCAGCTCAACGTCTACAAGCCGGTGATCATTCATAACCTGCTGCAATCCATTCGCCTGCTCGGCGACGGCTGCAGCAACTTCAACGAGCATTGCATCGCTGGCATGGAACCGGACGCGGAAAAAATGGCTGAACACCTGGAACGCGGCCTGATGCTGGTGACGGCGCTCAACCCGCACATCGGCTATGACAAGTCCGCACAGATCGCCAAGAAGGCCTACAGTGAAGGGCTGACGTTGCGTGAAGCGGCGCTGGCACTGGGTTATCTGACCGATGCCGAGTTTGATGCCTGGGTCCGCCCGGAAAAAATGCTCGAGGCTGGCAGCAATGGTTGA
- a CDS encoding NAD(P)H-dependent oxidoreductase yields the protein MVDPKSGATPLEGYGKRILMIFGTPKSASFGHALGEAYALGARSEGHVVRMLKLGELDFDPVLHNGYEQSQNLEHDLLEAQREIHWAEHLVFVYPVWWGGLPSVLSGFLDRVLMPGFAFKTHGRKHISNELLRGRTAELLVTMDTPPRYFRWVYGAPAHRQMVRTVLAFCGIKTKRLTEFAPVRISSEEQRQQWLRQAEMLGRK from the coding sequence ATGGTTGATCCGAAAAGCGGCGCGACACCCCTGGAAGGGTATGGCAAACGCATCCTGATGATTTTCGGTACGCCGAAATCCGCAAGCTTCGGCCACGCGCTGGGCGAGGCTTATGCCTTGGGCGCGCGCAGCGAAGGTCATGTGGTGCGGATGCTCAAGCTGGGAGAACTGGACTTCGACCCCGTGCTGCATAACGGTTACGAACAAAGCCAGAATCTGGAGCACGACCTGCTCGAAGCCCAACGGGAGATCCATTGGGCCGAGCATCTGGTGTTTGTCTACCCGGTCTGGTGGGGCGGTTTGCCCAGCGTGCTCAGCGGTTTTCTTGACCGGGTATTGATGCCCGGTTTCGCCTTCAAGACCCACGGTCGCAAGCACATTTCCAACGAGTTGCTCAGAGGCCGCACGGCTGAGCTGTTGGTAACCATGGACACCCCGCCGCGCTATTTCCGCTGGGTATATGGCGCGCCGGCACATCGGCAGATGGTGCGTACCGTTCTCGCGTTCTGCGGGATCAAGACCAAGCGCCTGACTGAATTCGCTCCCGTACGCATCTCGAGCGAAGAACAGCGCCAGCAATGGCTGCGCCAGGCCGAAATGCTCGGGCGCAAATAG
- a CDS encoding DMT family transporter, translated as MHISSGRWIYGLCLALLTALLWGILPVKLKQVLQVMDPVTVTWFRLLVSGSLLFIWLASVKRLPSFKVLGRKGKILVLLAVLGLVGNYVLYLIGLNLLSPGTAQLMIQMGPILLLISSIFLFKERFSIAQGVGLAVLLIGFALFFNQRLGELLTSMSEYTAGVLTVFLAAVVWTFYGLSQKQLLTVWNSVQVMMVIYLFCALLVTPWAHPAEALQLSPLQGWLLLACCLNTLVAYGAFAEALAHWEASRVSATLALTPLVTFACVAIAAWLWPEYVQAEQINLLGYGGAVLVVAGSALVALGPSMLAGWRARKARLALE; from the coding sequence ATGCACATCTCGTCTGGCCGATGGATCTACGGCCTATGTCTGGCGCTGTTGACTGCGCTGCTCTGGGGCATCCTGCCCGTCAAACTCAAACAAGTGCTGCAAGTGATGGACCCTGTCACTGTGACGTGGTTCAGACTTTTGGTGTCCGGATCGCTGCTGTTCATATGGCTGGCATCCGTCAAGCGCCTGCCGAGCTTCAAGGTGCTGGGCCGCAAGGGAAAGATTCTGGTCCTGCTGGCGGTATTGGGGCTGGTGGGCAACTACGTGCTGTATCTGATCGGCCTGAATCTGCTCAGCCCCGGCACTGCCCAGTTGATGATTCAGATGGGCCCGATCCTGTTGTTGATCAGCAGTATTTTTCTGTTCAAGGAGCGTTTCAGTATTGCGCAAGGCGTGGGCCTGGCGGTGCTGTTGATCGGGTTTGCGTTGTTCTTCAACCAGCGCCTCGGCGAGTTGCTGACGTCCATGAGCGAATACACCGCAGGCGTGCTGACGGTGTTCCTGGCGGCAGTGGTATGGACGTTCTATGGGCTGAGCCAGAAGCAGTTGCTGACCGTGTGGAATTCGGTGCAGGTCATGATGGTGATCTATCTGTTCTGCGCGTTATTGGTTACGCCGTGGGCGCATCCTGCCGAGGCGTTGCAGCTGAGCCCGTTGCAAGGCTGGCTGTTGCTGGCCTGCTGCCTGAACACGTTGGTCGCGTATGGCGCCTTCGCCGAGGCGCTGGCCCATTGGGAAGCTTCGCGCGTCAGTGCGACGTTGGCGCTGACCCCGCTGGTAACTTTTGCTTGCGTGGCAATCGCTGCCTGGTTGTGGCCCGAGTACGTACAAGCCGAGCAGATCAACCTGCTGGGCTACGGCGGCGCGGTGCTGGTGGTGGCCGGTTCGGCACTGGTCGCACTCGGCCCTTCGATGCTTGCCGGATGGCGCGCAAGGAAGGCGAGGCTGGCACTGGAATAG